The Vicia villosa cultivar HV-30 ecotype Madison, WI linkage group LG1, Vvil1.0, whole genome shotgun sequence genome includes a region encoding these proteins:
- the LOC131602082 gene encoding auxin-responsive protein IAA4-like, with protein METSKQIDVHHQTQSSSSSSSSIDSNNYNYPSAISSLKTTDLSTDLKLGLSISPSSQSQLPFNSTTTSKEETLDWPPINKSILRRNTLAEKQNHSIIQRQRSLFVKVYMEGIPIGRKLNLLEHHSYDELVKALCHMFRTIILCPNSQPLNSWNFHVLTYEDQEGDWMMVGDVPWEMFLSNVKRLKITRADNC; from the exons ATGGAAACATCAAAACAAATTGATGTTCATCATCAAactcaatcatcttcatcttcatcttcttccatagATAGTAACAATTATAATTATCCTTCTGCAATCTCAAGTCTCAAAACAACTGATTTAAGCACCGATCTCAAACTCGGTCTTAGCATCTCTCCATCTTCTCAATCTCAATTACCATTCAATTCAACCACAACCTCAAA GGAAGAAACACTTGATTGGCCACCAATTAATAAATCCATATTGAGAAGAAACACTTTGGCTGAAAAACAAAACCATAGTATTATTCAAAGACAAAGATCTTTGTTTGTTAAGGTTTATATGGAAGGAATCCCAATTGGAAGAAAACTAAATCTCTTGGAACATCATAGTTATGATGAACTTGTTAAAGCTCTTTGTCATATGTTTAGGACAATCATTCTCT gTCCTAATTCGCAACCACTAAATTCGTGGAATTTTCATGTTCTAACATACGAAGATCAAGAAGGAGACTGGATGATGGTCGGAGATGTCCCTTGGGA GATGTTTTTGTCAAATGTGAAGAGGCTGAAGATCACAAGAGCTGATAACTGctag